The Anoxybacillus amylolyticus DNA segment TTCAAAGGCTTATTCCCAACTTGAACAGGAGTATATAAGACCCTAGAGAAGAGGTGATTGTTACAGTGAAACCTATATACGAGGGGCAATCCCTTAGACCGAGCGAGTTTAAAATTGACTACTCAATAAATGGTAAAAAATATTCAGAGAGATTGATTAACTATTCATGAGGTAAATAAAGTATAATATGGAATGTATATACCAAAAAAATTGCAAATATATTAGTTGATATGATTCCTGAGAAATGGAAAAAGATCCTGTTATACGCTGAATTTAGAGAAGGCTATAAAAAAATTTTTTTCTATTATTATCCAATGGACAGAGAGGAGCCAGTATATAGTCTTGATATACCTGATCTATATACATCCAAATTGACATTTTAACCTCTGGTTCACGCAGCACACCCGATGCGGCGCAACACTTCATCTGGGTGCTGCAACACATATTGT contains these protein-coding regions:
- a CDS encoding immunity protein YezG family protein, with the translated sequence MIPEKWKKILLYAEFREGYKKIFFYYYPMDREEPVYSLDIPDLYTSKLTF